Genomic segment of Lagopus muta isolate bLagMut1 chromosome 3, bLagMut1 primary, whole genome shotgun sequence:
GCCATGGTTGACCCCACTGTGCCATCGttgaccccacagtgccatTAATGCCCCAACAGTGCCCTCGTTGACCCCACAGCGCCATGTttgaccccacagtgccatcattgaccccacagtgccattaatgtccccacagtgccatcgttgaccccacagtgccatcattgaccccacagtgccattgttgaccccacagtgccattgttgaccccacagtgccatcaTTGGCTCCACAGTGACATCAttgaccccacagtgccatcgttgaccccacagtgccatcaATGCCCCCACAGTGCCATGGttgaccccacagtgccatcactgaccccacagtgccatcaTTGACCCCATAGTGCCATGGTTGATCCAACAGTGCCATCATTGAACCCCACAGTGCCATCAATGACCCTATAGTGCCATCGTTGACCCCGCAGTACCATCATTGACCGCACAGTGCCATCAttgaccccacagtgccatcGCTGCCCCAAAGGGCTATCATTGACCCCATAGTGCCATCGTTGACCCCTCAGTGCCATCGttgaccccacagtgccattgttgaccccacagtgccatcGTTGACCCCCACAGTGCCATGGttgaccccacagtgccatcGTTGACCCCACAGTTCCATCGTTGACCCCGCAGTGCCATTGttgaccccacagtgccattgttgaccccacagtgccattgttgaccccacagtgccatTGTTGACCCCTCAGTACCATGGttgaccccacagtgccatcgttgaccccacagtgccatcaTTGACGCCACAGTGCCATCAATGCCCCCACAGTGCCATCGttgaccccacagtgccatGGTTGTACCCACAGTGCCATCACTGACCCCACATTGCCATTGGtgaccccacagtgccatcGTTGACCCCATAGTGCCATTAATGTCTGCACAGTCCCATGGTTGACCCCGCAGTGCCGTCAATGACCCCGCAGTGCCATAGttgaccccacagtgccatcgttgaccccacagtgccattaatgtccccacagtgccatcactgaccccacagtgccatcactgaccccacagtgccatGGTTGACCCCACATTGCCATGGttgaccccacagtgccatcagtgaccccacagtgccatcGTTGACCCCATAAAGCCCCCCATCCTCCGGCCCCCCCCGGCAGGCAGCGCCCCCCGCTCCGTGTTCTTCATTCACCGCCCTCCTCCTTTGGGATCGCAGCCCCCCTGACTGCATCCCATGGGGGCACAGCGGTGCGGCACTGCCGGGACACCGCAAGCTCACCGTGACGGCTCCAAAATGTCACCATGGGAACGCTGGGAGCTCACCATGGCGGCGCCATCACATCACCGTGGACCACAGCAGTACCAGAATGtcaccacagcagcaccaaaatGCCGCGTGGCAGCACCAAGAGCTCACCATGGCGGCAACGTCACAGCACCGGGAACCAGAACGTCACCATGGTAGCGCTGGGATGTCACCATGGGAACAGCAGGCGtcaccatggcagcagcaggatgtcACCATGGCAACGCTGGGATGTCACCATGGCAGCGCTGGGATGTCACCGTGGCAACATCAGGATGTCACCATGGGAACAGCGGACATCGCCATGGCAGCACCGGTTTGtcaccatggcagcagctgggtgTCACCATGGCAGCACCAGAATGTCACCATGGCAGCGCTGGGATGTCACCATGGGAACACTGGGGATGTCACCATGGCAGTGCAGGGATGTCACCATGGCAACACTGGGATGTCACCATTGTGGTACCAGAGCATCATCATGGCGGTGAACATGGTGATGTCACCATGGCGTCACCATGACATCAGTGTGGGAACGTCACAGTGtcaccatggcagcagcaggatggcacCATAGAAATAACAGGGTGTCACCATGGCAACACCAGGGATGTCACCATGGCAGCGCTGGGATGTCACCATGGCAGCATCAGAATGTCACCATGGGAACAGTGGACGTCGCCATGGCAGCACTGGGATGTCACCATGGGAACAGTGGACGTCGCCATGGCAGCACTGGGATGTCACCATAGCAGTGCTGGGATGTCACCATGGAAACACTGGGGTGtcaccatggcagcagcaggatgtcACCGTGGCAACACTGGGGTGTCACCATGGCAGCATACACTGGGAACGTCACCATGGCAACAGTGGGATGTCAGCATGGCAGCACCAGGATGtcaccatggcagcagcaggatgtcACCATGATAGCACTGTGGTGTCACCACGGCAGTACAGTGGTGTCACCATGGCAGCACTGGTTTGTCACcatggcagtgctgtggtgtCACCGTGGCAGCAGTGTGGTGTCACCATGGCAGCAACACTGGGATGTCATCGTGGGCAGCACCGGTTTGTCACCATGGCAGCACTGCGGTGTCACCATGGCAGCACCAGTTTGTcaccatggcagcagtgggatgtCACCATTATAGCACTGTGGTGTCACCACGGCAGCAGTGGGATGTCACCATGATTGCACTGTGTTGTCACCCATGGCAGCACCGGGATGTCACCATGGCAACAGTGAGATGtcaccatggcagcagcaggatgtcACCATGGCTGTACAGTGGTGTCACCgtggcagtgctgtgttgtCACCATGGCAGCACTGGTTTGTCACCATGGCAGCGCTGTGGTGTCACCGTGGCAGGCAGTGGTTTGTCACCATGGCAGCACTGGGATGTcaccatggcagcagtgggatgtTACCATGATAGCGCTGCGGTGTCACCatggcagcagtggcagtgtCCACCATGGCAGTAGTGTGGTGTCACCGTGGCAGCACCGGTTTGTCACCGGCAGCACCAGGATGTCACAATTATAGCACTGCAATGTCACCATGATTGCACTGTGTTGTCACCATGGCAGCACCAGGATGTCACCATGGCAGTACTGGGATGTCACCATGGCAGCACTGGTTTGTCACCATGGCAGCGCTGCGGTGTCACCATGGCAACACTGGGATGTCACCATGGCAGCACCAGTTTGTCACCGTGGGAGCACCAGGATGTCACCATTATAGTGCTGTGTTGTcaccatggcagcagtgggatgtCACCATGATAGCGCTGTGGTGTCACCACGGCAGCACCGGTTTGTCACCATGGCAGCAGCGGGATGTTACCGTGGCAGCACCAGTTTGTCACCATAGCAACACCGGTTTGTCACCATGGCAGCGCTGCGGTGTCACCATGGCAAGCACCAGTTTGTCACCACGGCAGCACTGCGGTGTCACCGTGGCATCAGCAGTCTGGCACCACGACGACCCCCGAATGTCACCACGACAACGCGGGGATGCCGCAGTGCCACCCGGGGATGTCAGCACCGGAACGCCGCTCTGTCACCACCGGGACGCCGCTCTGTCCCCACGGCTGGCGCCCTGCAGCGCTGCCAAACGTCCCTGCGGCGCCCCGCTCCGTCCGCACGCAGCGCCTGTCCCGCGTTCCGTCCGTTCCCCGCACGCCCCCCGGGCTCCTCCTCGTCCTCCGGCGCTGCCCCGCCGCCGCTTCCGCCGCTCCGTGCGGCCGCCCGGCTGTCCGTGCGTCTGTCCGGCCCCGGGGGAAAACGCTTCGGTCCCGCAGCTGCGCGGAGCCGCGGCACGGAGCGGATCGGgagcggggcggtgcggggcggggAGGCGGAGATCGGCTGCGGTGCGGGGGCGGTGCGGGGAGGCGCTGAGCTGGGAGGGTCGGAGTGGACTGGCAGGGatgcggtgcggtgcggtgcggtaCCGTGTGGCGCTGTGCATTGCGGTGCGTTGTGCGCtgtgcggtgcggtgcggtgctgCGCTGTGCAGATCGGAGCGGACTGGCCGCCATGCGGTGCGGTGCGGTACCGTGTGGTGCtgtgcggtgcggtgcggtgcggtgcggtaCCGTGTGGTGCTGTGCATTGCGGCGCGTTGTGCGCTGTGCGGTGCCATGCGGTGCCGTACCGTGTGGTGCTGTGCATTGAGGCACGGTGCGgtgtggtgctgtgctgtgcgttgctgtgctgtgcagtgcagtgcagcgCGGTGCTGTGCGGTGCGGTGCAGTGTGTTGCGGTGCCATGCGGTGCTGCACTGTGcggtgctgtgcagtgctgcgcTGTGCGGGTGCGGTGCAGTGTTGTGCAGTGCTTTGCGGTGCGGTGCGGTACGGCGCTGTGTGATGCGGTGCTGTGCGGTGCagtgcggtgcggtgcggtgcggttGCCGTACCGTGTGGCGCTGTGCATTGAGGCACGGTGCGGTGCTGTGCGGTGCAGTGCAGTGTTGAGCGGTGCTTTGCGGTGTGGTGCTGTGCGGTACAGCTCTGTGTGATGCTGTGCGGTGCGGCTCTGCACTGTGCGGTGCAGTGCGGTGCGGTGGTGTTGCGGTGCCGAGCGGCGCTGCACTGTGCAGTGCGGTGCGGTGTGTTGAGGTGCGGTGCTGTGCGGTGCTGTGCGGCTCTGCGCTGTGCGGTGCGGTGCAGTGTGTTGCGGTGCCGTGCGGCGCTGCGCTGTGCGGTGCTGTGCGGAGCGGTGTTGTGCGGTGCCGTGCGGCTCTGCGCTGTGCGGTGTGTTGCGTTGCCGTGCGGTGCGGTACGGTGCAGTGTGTTGTGTTGCGGTGTGTTGCGGTGCGGTGCGGCGCCGCCGGCCCGGGCCGACGCTGGCTCTCTCTCCGGCAGACGTCGCTTCGCAGCCGCACGGCGATCCTCGGCTGGATGGCGGCCGTGCGGCGGCCGTGGAGCGGAGCTGGGGCGGCAGCGGCCAAGGTAACGGCTGGGGGGTttgaggaggggaagggggggggaggatggggggggCGATGCGGGGCTCCGGCTGAGGGCTGGGGGGCGCCGGGGGGCCGCGGGGGGTCGGCGCGGTGCTGCCGGCTGCGCTCGGGGCGGCTCTCATCCCATCTGCGTGTCCGCTTCTGTCGTAGCGCCGTCGGACGCCCATCGCGACGCCACGTCCGGAGCCGGGGGGGCAGGGGAGGGGGGCGGCCCGGACGACGGCGGAGATGCGGTCGCCCCCCGGCTCCGCACCACCCCCCGCCCCCCgcagcatccatccatccatccgtccgtccgtccgtccgtctgTCCGTCGTCCGTCCGTTCACCCAtctgtccgtccgtccgtcTTTCTGCTCTCATTCCTCCGTTCCACTTCGGTCCCGCACCAcaccccccccccgccccccgcagcatccctccatccatccatccatccatccatccgtccgtccgtccgtccgtctgTCCGTCGTCCGTCCGTTCACCCATTTGTCCGTCCGTCTACTGCCCCCCCCCGCGTCCGTCCCATCTTTCCGCTCTCCTTTCATTCCTCCGTTCCGCTTCGGTCCCGCAccgcacccccccccccccgcccccccgcagcatccatccctccatccctccatccatccatccatccatccgtccgtcCGTCTGTCCATCGTCCATCCGGTTCACCCATCTGTCCGTCCGTCCACCCGTCCCCCCATCCGTCCGTCCGTCTTTCCGCTCTCCTTTCATTCCTCCGTTCCGCTTCGGTCCCGCAGCATCCCTCcgtccctccatccctccatccatccctccatccatccatccatccatccatccatccatccatccatccatccatccgtctgTCCGTCGTCCGTCCGCCCccccgtccgtccgtccgtcctTCCACTCTCCTTTCATTCCTCTGTTCCGCTTTGGTCCCGCagcatccctccatccctccatccctccatccctccatccatccatccctccatccatccatccatccatccatccatccgtccgtcCGTCTGTCCGTCTGTCCGTCGTCCGTCCGTCCGCCCccccgtccgtccgtccgtcctTCCGCTCTCCTTTCATTCCTCCGTTCCGCTTCGttcccgccccgctccgccgggGTTCCTTCGATTTGGGGAGGGGTCGCAAGGCCCGAAGCGGCCGCGTCCAGAACGGGAATCGTTTGTACGGCGGCGGAGGCAGTAAAAACAGAGATCCTGCAAAGCAGCCGGCAGCAACGCGTGCTCTGTTACCCCGGGGGGGCGCGGGATGGATgcgggggcggggggcggcggggggggggggtgcggAACTCCCCTACGGGTGCGGGAGGAGCGCGAGAAGCGCTGAGCTGCGGGGACGGAGCCCGGAGCTCcgggatgtggggcagggagggggatggggggcGGCTGCGGGGGGCACCGGGCTgagtgctgggggggggggtgcgggGTTGGGGGGGTGcggggttgggggggggaggggaaatgCTGGGCGCCCTGTGTGCtgtggggtgatgtggggcGATGTGGGGCGAtgtggggtgatgtggggcagtgccactgtgtgctgctATGGGATGTGGGGCAGAGCCACTGTGTGCTGCTATGGGGCGATGTGGGGCAGTGCCACTGTGTGCTGTTAGGGGCGATGTGGGGCAgtgccactgtgtgctgctATGGGGCGATGTGGGGGCAGTGCCACTGTGTGCTGTTATgggatgtggggcagtgccACCTCTGTGCTGCTAGGGGGCGATGTGGGGCAgtgccactgtgtgctgctATGGGGCGATGTGGGGCAGTGCCACTGTGTGCTGTTATGGGGCGATGTGGGGGCAGTGCCACTGTGTGCTGTTATGGGATGTGGGGCAGAGCCACTGTGTGCTGCTATGGGGCGATGTGGGGCAgtgccactgtgtgctgctatgggatgtggggcagtgccactgtgtgctgctATGGGGCGATGTCGGGCAgtgccactgtgtgctgctatggggcgatgtggggcagtgccactgtgtgctgctatgggatgtggggcagtgccactgtgtgctgctatggggcgatgtggggcagtgccactgtgtgctgctatggggcgatgtggggcagtgccactgtgtgctgttatgggatgtggggcagtgccACCTCTGTGCTGCTAGGGGGCGATGTGGGGCAGTGCCACTGTGTGCTGTTATgggatgtggggcagtgccactgtgtgctgctAGGGGGCGATGTGGGGCAGTGCCACTGTGTGCTGCaatggggcgctgtgggggcagtgccactgtgtgctgttatgggatgtggggcagtgccactgtgtgctgctatgggatgtggggcagtgccactgtgtgctgctatggggcgatgtggggcagtgccactgtgtgctgctatgggatgtggggcagtgccacctctgtgctgctatgggatgtggggcagtgccactgtgtgctgctatggggcgatgtggggcagtgccactgtgtgctgctATGGGGCGATGTGGGGGCAGTGCCACTGTGTGCTGCaatggggcgctgtggggcagtgccactgtgtgctgttatgggatgtggggcagtgccactgtgtgctgctatgggatgtggggcagtgccactgtgtgctgctatggggcgatgtggggcagtgccactgtgtgctgctatgggatgtggggcagtgccACCTCTGTGCTGCTATGGGATGTGGGGGCAgtgccactgtgtgctgctATGGGGCGATGTGGGGGCAgtgccactgtgtgctgctatggggcgatgtggggcagtgccactgtgtgctgttatggggatgtggggcagtgccactgtgtgctgctatggggcgatgtggggcagtgccactgtgtgctgctatggggcgatgtggggcagtgccactgtgtgctgctATGGGGCGATGTGGGGGCAgtgccactgtgtgctgctatgggatgtggggcagtgccactgtgtgctgctATGGGATGTGCGCCCCACTGCACCCCATGTGGGCCCCATTGCACCCCATGTGGGCCCCATTGCTCCCCATGTGGGCCCCACTGCACCCTTTGTGGGCACCATAGCTCCCCATCTGggccccattgatccccatgTGGGCCCCATTGCTTCCCATGTGGGCCCCACTGCACCCCCATATAGGCCCTTACTGCACCCCATGTGggccccactgtgccccatgtgggccccatagctccccatgTGGGCCCCATTGCTCCCCATTTGGGACCCATTGCTTCCCATGTGGGCCCCACTGCAACCCATATgggccccacagctccccatgtgggccccatagctccccattTGGGCCCCATTGCTCCCCATGTGGGGCCCCATTGCTCCCCATTTGGGCCCCATTGCTCCCCATGTGGGCCCCATTGCTCCCCATGTGGGACCCATAGCTCCCCATTTGggccccatagctccccatgtgggccccatagctccccatatGGGCCCcactgtgcctgcagctgcagggcagcgctGTTGCAGCAGTGATGGTTGCAGCAATGGAGCCGCCctggggggctgcagccctgcagcgcTGTGATTCTGGATGGGGGGCAGTGGGGAGATGCAGCGCCGGGACCCACAgctgggtgtggggctgccccagTGCAGCTCGGAGCGCTGCAGCACGGCCCCAATGCAGCCCCAATGCAGCCCCAATGCAGCCCCAATGCAGCCCCAATGCAGCGCCgacccactgcagtgctgccattgTCTCTGCAGAATGGAAGCGGAGATGGGGGAGAAGAGCTGAGAGtggaggagctgcagtgggtgcaggaaatgcagaggtgtggggtgggatggatggggggcaatggggtgggatggggtgggatggggtgggatgggatgggatgggatgggatggggtgggatgggatgggatggggtgggatgggatgggatggggtgggatgggatggggtggggtgggatggggtgggatgggatgggatgggatggggtgggatggggtgggatgggatggggtgggatggggtgggatggggtgggatggggtgggatgggatgggatgggatggggtgggatggggtgggatggggtgggatgggatgggatgggatgggatgggatgggatgggatggggtgggatgggatgggatgggatgggatgggatgggatgggatgggatgggatgggatgggatgggatgggatggggtgggatgggatgggatgggatggggtgggatggggtggggatggggtgggatgggatgggatgggatgggatgggatgggatgggatgggatgggatgggatgggatgggatgggatgggatggggtgggatgggatgggatggggtgggatggggtggggtgggatgggatggaatggaatggggtgggatggggtgggatgggatgggatgggggtgggatgggggtgggatggggtgggatggggtgggatgggatgggatgggatggggtggggtgggatggggatgggatgggatggggtgggatgggatggggtgggatgggatgggatgggatgggatgggatgggatgggatggggtgggatgggatgggatgggatggggtgggatgggatggggtgggatgggatggatgggatgggatgggatgggatggggtgggatggggtgggatgggatgggatgggatggatgggatgggatgggatggg
This window contains:
- the LOC125691099 gene encoding ankyrin-2-like isoform X5; protein product: MGPKWGAMGPTWGAVGPIWVAVGPTWEAMGPKWGAMGPTWGAMGPTWGTVGPTWGAVRAYMGVQWGPHGKQWGPHGDQWGPDGELWCPQRVQWGPHGEQWGPHGVQWGPHGVQWGAHPIAAHSGTAPHPIAAHSGTAPHRPIAAHSGTAPHPIAAHSGTAPHPITAHSGTAPQRPIAAHSGTAPTSPHSSTQWHCPTSPHSSTQWHCPTSHSSTEWHCPTSPHSSTQWHCPTSPHSSTQWHCPTSHSSTQWHCPTSPHSSTQWHCPTSPHSSTQWHCPTSHSSTQWHCPTSPHSSTQWLCPTSHNSTQWHCPHIAP
- the LOC125691099 gene encoding ankyrin-2-like isoform X3 gives rise to the protein MGPKWGAMGPTWGAVGPIWVAVGPTWEAMGPKWGAMGPTWGAMGPTWGTVGPTWGAVRAYMGVQWGPHGKQWGPHGDQWGPDGELWCPQRVQWGPHGEQWGPHGVQWGPHGVQWGAHPIAAHSGTAPHPIAAHSGTAPHRPIAAHSGTAPHPIAAHSGTAPHRPIAAHSGTAPHPIAAHSGTAPHPITAHSGTAPTAPHCSTQWHCPTSPPSSTQWHCPTSHNSTQWHCPTSPPSSTEWHCPTSPHSSTQWHCPTSPHSSTQWHCPTSHSSTQWHCPTSPHSSTQWHCPTSPHSSTQWHCPTSHSSTQWHCPTSPHSSTQWLCPTSHNSTQWHCPHIAP
- the LOC125691099 gene encoding soluble scavenger receptor cysteine-rich domain-containing protein SSC5D-like isoform X1; the encoded protein is MGPKWGAMGPTWGAVGPIWVAVGPTWEAMGPKWGAMGPTWGAMGPTWGTVGPTWGAVRAYMGVQWGPHGKQWGPHGDQWGPDGELWCPQRVQWGPHGEQWGPHGVQWGPHGVQWGAHPIAAHSGTAPHPIAAHSGTAPHRPIAAHSGTAPHPIAAHSGTAPHPITAHSGTAPQRPIAAHSGTAPTSPHSSTQWHCPTSPHSSTQWHCPTSHSSTQWHCPTSPHSSTQWHCPTSHSSTQWHCPTSHNSTQWHCPTSPHSSTQWHCPTSPHSSTQWHCPTSHSSTQWHCPTSPHSSTQWHCPTSPHSSTQWHCPTSHSSTQWHCPTSPHSSTQWLCPTSHNSTQWHCPHIAP
- the LOC125691099 gene encoding soluble scavenger receptor cysteine-rich domain-containing protein SSC5D-like isoform X2 translates to MGPKWGAMGPTWGAVGPIWVAVGPTWEAMGPKWGAMGPTWGAMGPTWGTVGPTWGAVRAYMGVQWGPHGKQWGPHGDQWGPDGELWCPQRVQWGPHGEQWGPHGVQWGPHGVQWGAHPIAAHSGTAPHPIAAHSGTAPHRPIAAHSGTAPHPIAAHSGTAPHPITAHSGTAPQRPIAAHSGTAPTSPHSSTQWHCPTSPHSSTQWHCPTSHSSTQWHCPTSPHSSTQWHCPTSHNSTQWHCPTSPHSSTQWHCPTSPHSSTQWHCPTSHSSTQWHCPTSPHSSTQWHCPTSPHSSTQWHCPTSHSSTQWHCPTSPHSSTQWLCPTSHNSTQWHCPHIAP
- the LOC125691099 gene encoding ankyrin-2-like isoform X6, translating into MGPKWGAMGPTWGAVGPIWVAVGPTWEAMGPKWGAMGPTWGAMGPTWGTVGPTWGAVRAYMGVQWGPHGKQWGPHGDQWGPDGELWCPQRVQWGPHGEQWGPHGVQWGPHGVQWGAHPIAAHSGTAPHPIAAHSGTAPHRPIAAHSGTAPHPIAAHSGTAPHPITAHSGTAPTAPHCSTQWHCPTSPPSSTQWHCPTSHNSTQWHCPTSPPSSTEWHCPTSPHSSTQWHCPTSPHSSTQWHCPTSHSSTQWHCPTSPHSSTQWHCPTSPHSSTQWHCPTSHSSTQWHCPTSPHSSTQWLCPTSHNSTQWHCPHIAP
- the LOC125691099 gene encoding ankyrin-2-like isoform X4 — its product is MGPKWGAMGPTWGAVGPIWVAVGPTWEAMGPKWGAMGPTWGAMGPTWGTVGPTWGAVRAYMGVQWGPHGKQWGPHGDQWGPDGELWCPQRVQWGPHGEQWGPHGVQWGPHGVQWGAHPIAAHSGTAPHPIAAHSGTAPHRPIAAHSGTAPHPIAAHSGTAPHPITAHSGTAPQRPIAAHSGTAPTSPHSSTQWHCPTSPHSSTQWHCPTSHNSTQWHCPTSPHSSTQWHCPTSPHSSTQWHCPTSHSSTQWHCPTSPHSSTQWHCPTSPHSSTQWHCPTSHSSTQWHCPTSPHSSTQWLCPTSHNSTQWHCPHIAP